From the Acomys russatus chromosome 8, mAcoRus1.1, whole genome shotgun sequence genome, the window TCAtcagtgtaatgaatgtggtaAAGCTTTCACATGAGCCAAttatctttgcaggcatgaaagaaatcatactggagagaaacactCTGAATATACTCAACCTGTTGAAACCTTTGCATATCAGAGCCACTCACAGAGGTTTGAAAGAATTCATTTTGGAGAGACACCCTGTGAAGATATTCAATATGGTGAAAActttgcacatcacagtagtCTCCAGTATCATAAAAGAACATATGCTAGAAAGAAAGCCTGTGAATGTAGCCattgtggtaaagcctttgcatgtcccagttctcttcaaaggcatgaaagaattcatacaggagagaagccctatgaatgtaaccaatgtggtaaagcctttgcacgtaaCAGTCATCTCTTAATACATAAacgaacacatactggagagaaaccctatgaatgtagccaatgtggtaaagcctttgcaagtCATGGTAATCTACAAatgcataaaagaacacatactggagagaaaccctatgaatgtaatcaatgtggtaaagccttttcaaGTCACGGTAATCTACGAACACATAAAaggacacacactggagagaagccctacgAATGTAcccagtgtggtaaagcctttgcaagtCTCAGCCATCTTCAAAGTCATacaagaacacatactggagaaaaaccctataaatgtaaccaatgtggaaaagcctttgcacatcatAATGAATTtcgaatacataaaagaacacatactggagagagaccctataaatgtaatcagtgtggtaaagccttttcacaaCAAAGTAGCCTCTGcaaacataaaagaacacataccggagagaaaccctatggatgtaaccagtgtggtaaagcctttgcaagtCACGGTAATCTACGAACACATAAAagga encodes:
- the LOC127192949 gene encoding LOW QUALITY PROTEIN: zinc finger protein 239-like (The sequence of the model RefSeq protein was modified relative to this genomic sequence to represent the inferred CDS: inserted 1 base in 1 codon) — translated: MNVVKLSHEPIIFAGMKEIILERNTLNILNLLKPLHIRATHRGLKEFILERHPVKIFNMVKXFAHHSSLQYHKRTYARKKACECSHCGKAFACPSSLQRHERIHTGEKPYECNQCGKAFARNSHLLIHKRTHTGEKPYECSQCGKAFASHGNLQMHKRTHTGEKPYECNQCGKAFSSHGNLRTHKRTHTGEKPYECTQCGKAFASLSHLQSHTRTHTGEKPYKCNQCGKAFAHHNEFRIHKRTHTGERPYKCNQCGKAFSQQSSLCKHKRTHTGEKPYGCNQCGKAFASHGNLRTHKRTHTGEKPYECNQCGKAFASHSHLQRHVRTHTGEKPFGCNQCGKAFARSSHLLIHKRTHTGEKPYECNKCHKAFASHSHLQRHKRTHTGEKP